Within Populus trichocarpa isolate Nisqually-1 chromosome 6, P.trichocarpa_v4.1, whole genome shotgun sequence, the genomic segment TAAAACAGAAGGAAATGAGAGGCTAATCGGTTTTGgaaatttaagattttgaatttcCGTAGAGGAAAAacagtttttattttcctcGGTAATCAAATAGAGCTTTGCCTGGTTCATCTGTAAGATCTTGTGGTTGATTGATGTGATGTGATtataaagtttgaattttttttcttgttaattagtGTTTTATTGCGTGATTaacatttctaattttgataaatCTTGATTGAGCTGGGTGTTAATTAGTCAATTTAACGTTGGCTTGACTTGAATTACTAGAACAGATTAATAATGGTTTTTGTTAATTCTGAGCGGACTGTAAAGGTTTTAACTCGTTCATTGCTGCTGgataacgttttttttttttttttttgctgggttATCATTGATTATGACAATTTTCTGTATAAATGTTGAATCTTGGCTTGGATTTTGAATGATTTGAACTTATCAATAAGTAAACAATTTTGAATGATTctcaaatagaaaaagaagTTGGTTAATGAGTTGATTAGTGTTAATAACAAGTTCGAACTTGCTTACAATAGGATAATTCGAGAGCTTGCATTGAAatgaatctcattttttttatcttaatttggaGTAGAGAGCTGCAGATTTTGGATGGGAGGATttgattgtggtttgaaaagGATGGCACTAGTTTCAGGAGGAAGATCAACACTGAACCCAGATGCACCTCTTTTTGTTCCTGCTGCTTACAGACAAGTGGAGGATTTCTCTCCTGAATGGTGGCAATTGGTTACAACGACAACCTGGTTCAGGGATTACTGGCTAAGTCAGCATCAAGATGAGAATGGATTTTATGACAATGCTGAAAATGATTTCGGATTTGATGGGAACGATGTAGCTGATTTGTTACCGGATACATTTGATCTTGATGCTGGTGATTATTTTACTAGTTTGGAAGCTCAATTTGCAGATTTCATCGAAGAAAGCTTTTCTCCTTTACCTTCCGATGGGATGCTTGAAAATGGTATGTCTTGAGAATGTTGTGAAATGGAATAGGGTTAAATTTTGCATGATTACTTTGTAGAAAATTGAGAAGTTGGGATGCTGGGGCTGATAGTTTGTTTTTGCTCTATTTTTACAGGTTTTATGTTGGAAGTGGAGGCACCAAAGAAGGACACAGGTCTGAAACCCAGCGCTTGATTCATCAATCCAGATAGGCCATGACTTCGAGTTGGAGTTATCCCCAATCAGAATAGATTAATGTAGCTACTAGCTTTTGTAAGTCTGTATAGAGCAAGGTTGGAGCTCTTGTATTACTCCTTGTTCATTCTCGTTGTCTTTCTCTTAGTTTAATCCAAGAAACTGCTcagaaatgtaaaaaaagaaaatgtaaaatttagtcagaaatgcaaaaaaaaagtgtttcttTTTGCTTCATATTTTGCTCCCTATATGTTTTACACAAGTGGTTTTGATGCTCTAGCAATTTGCGAGAACCTAATTTCAAGATGGCAATTTGGTGGACCTTGTGCTCATCAATGCTTCACAGGGGACACATGATTAGTTCGCTGTACCAATGGCACTACTGATTAACACGGGTGGGAAAGCAACTTGCAATAATCTTGCCAAGCACTACGTGCCTCCTGTCTCTTTCTCGGATGTATGGCCTGTCGGTAAGCAGTCAGGAACGCGGTGCCTCTTGACTGACCTAACACTTCTAATAGCGCATCAGAGGGAGGGATAACTAGACAAGACAATCACTGAAATTCTAAGCATAGCAAACATTATTAAACTTACAATCTTGCAATGACGTAAAATAAGATTCGTGAGAATTTCCCCAGAAACTTGCAAATGAGATAACCTAAACCTTCAAGATGAAGGGCTTGCTTCATTGCCTGTCTAGTTCATTCATTGAACCTGACCGCAATTCTAGGGATTACACTGGCGAAAAAGGAGAGAGTGCAATATCATTACATTTGCTTGATAATCAGGAGGCAAACATGGAAACTACAATTCGCTGACAAACGAGATCCACGAGTGTCGAACAAGCAAAATGTAAACCAACTTGCATTCACTGACAAGATCAAGGAGTGTGGAGTGAACAATGAGCTACAATGCCCTTTACGGACTGTAAATTGTAATTATTCAATTGACTCTAAATATGTctattttataagcaaaaatgtattaatattgtATATGCAAACGCTACCATTTTGTTTGTAAGTTACACATTTGATCCAAACGACACATTTTCACACTTCGTTCCCCTGGCTCTTCACCCATCAAGTCAAGAAAGAAACTGTCATCTAAAGCAATCTTTGCTG encodes:
- the LOC7473588 gene encoding protein EARLY RESPONSIVE TO DEHYDRATION 15, whose translation is MGGFDCGLKRMALVSGGRSTLNPDAPLFVPAAYRQVEDFSPEWWQLVTTTTWFRDYWLSQHQDENGFYDNAENDFGFDGNDVADLLPDTFDLDAGDYFTSLEAQFADFIEESFSPLPSDGMLENGFMLEVEAPKKDTGLKPSA